In Diabrotica undecimpunctata isolate CICGRU chromosome 4, icDiaUnde3, whole genome shotgun sequence, a single genomic region encodes these proteins:
- the LOC140439792 gene encoding uncharacterized protein has protein sequence MKTLVLFIVVGISAAYAEPKKTKRGVFGEHNSVGGIPPPQYGPPGVGVHAHGPGIGNFHGSNVPGIGGPSSVGFGGPSGPDFGGPNGPGFGGPSGLGFGGPSGPGFGDPNSPRFGASNGPDFGGPGGPGFGGPGSLDLRSPLRGPQVGPPQPLGTSVDLGKEVLRQIRVIHKVGHHYAIPIGVPYDRAVPVKIPKHVNVPTPLNIPVPVPVEVKVPVFKDIPIPVETRVPVPVEANRVKIPVRVPVKIIHTKPVPITIIKKIHEPVPYPIVVKKHVPVVEKTILVPLKHGWSDNKWK, from the exons ATGAAAACCTTA GTGTTATTCATTGTTGTGGGAATTTCTGCTGCATATGCTGAACCCAAGAAAACCAAACGTGGTGTCTTTGGGGAACACAATTCTGTAGGAGGAATTCCACCACCACAATATGGCCCGCCAGGTGTAGGAGTTCACGCACATGGTCCAGGTATTGGTAATTTTCATGGATCCAATGTCCCAGGTATAGGCGGTCCAAGTAGTGTGGGTTTTGGAGGACCTAGCGGTCCTGACTTCGGAGGTCCTAATGGTCCAGGTTTTGGAGGACCCAGTGGTTTAGGTTTTGGAGGACCCAGTGGTCCCGGTTTTGGAGATCCTAACAGTCCAAGATTTGGAGCTTCCAATGGACCAGATTTTGGAGGTCCCGGTGGTCCAGGTTTTGGAGGTCCTGGTAGTTTAGACTTACGAAGTCCTCTACGAGGTCCTCAAGTAGGTCCACCTCAACCCCTAGGTACATCCGTGGACTTGGGGAAAGAAGTACTAAGACAAATTAGAGTAATACACAAAGTAGGCCATCATTATGCTATACCTATCGGTGTTCCATATGATCGGGCAGTACCTGTAAAAATACCAAAACATGTTAATGTGCCAACACCTTTAAATATTCCTGTACCTGTACCTGTTGAAGTTAAAGTTCCAGTGTTTAAAGATATTCCTATACCAGTTGAAACTAGAGTACCAGTCCCAGTTGAAGCAAACCGAGTTAAAATTCCTGTTCGAGTGCCCGTAAAAATTATCCATACAAAACCTGTTCCGAtaactattattaaaaaaatccacGAACCAGTACCTTATCCTATTGTTGTTAAAAAGCATGTACCAGTAGTTGAGAAGACAATTCTAGTACCGCTTAAACATGGTTGGAGCGATAATAAGTggaaatag